ATACCTGTGCAACGTCCGCAAGAGGAGAGGAACCGAGCATGCCCTTACGGTGAGCATCCTGCAGGCCCTGCGCGAACAGGGAGGTATCGAACTCGCTTACCCGATGGTAGGAATTACTTCGTTGGAGGGTCCGCAGTTTGGACCGATGACGAGCCCCACTACCCTGCACCCCGGTGGCGATGGCCCAGATCACGTGGCCACCTGACGTGCCGGCTGCCGGACAACTTGATTGACAGCGCGGTGCTCTCGTATCTTCATCGCCATGATTGACCGCTCAAGATCATCGTCCTGCACACCGCTGAACGGTTGGTGGTGCGCTCCCGACAGCCGCGGGCGCAGGTAGGATTTCGTGCCGAATTTCTTGCCGGACGCTGTACAGCCCGCTGCCAGATAGACCGCAGCGGGCTTTTTTGTTTGTCTCGAATCACACCATGACCGTGAACGAAATCGAACAGACGACGGAAGGACTGGAGGAGCTCGTCGAGCGCCTCGGACCGATTGTCGTCCCGGTCACCCGACGCCTGAGCGCCGACCTCCTGACGCCGGTCGCCGCGTTCCTGTCGCTCCGCCGAAGTAGTACATATTGCTTTCTGTTGGAGAGCGTCGAGGGCGGCGAGAAGGTGGCCCGATACTCATTCATCGGAAGAAACCCGTACCTCACCATTCGGTCGGTCGACGACGGTGTCATCGTGACACGGGAGGGGTCGCCACCTGAGCACTTCGAGGCCGGAGACATATTTGACGCGGTGCGGCAGTTCGCGAACGAATTCACAGAGATACGCCATCCGAATTTGCCGCGGTTCACCGGGGGTGCCGTCGGATACTTCGGGTACGATACGGTACGTCGACTTGAGTCACTTCCGGACCTTCTTGAGGACGACCTCGGGTTGCCGGTTGCGACCTGGTGCCTCTACGACACGGTAGTCGCGTTCGACCACGTCAAGCATCAGATCGTGGTCATCTCGAACATGTTCATCGACACAAACTCGGATGTGGAAAAGGAGCGGGCGATCGCCATGGAGCGAATTGAAGCTGTCGTGCAGGATCTGCATTTCGGCTCCATCGATCTTCCGGAACCGATATCGATGGCCGAAGGCGCCATGCAATCCAATTTCGAGCGGTCTGCCTTTCTGGAAGCCGTTGAATCTGCAAAGCGGTACATCCGCGACGGCGACATTTTCCAGGTTGTCGTCTCCCAACGTTTTACCAAGTCATTCTCCGGCGACAACTTCAATCTGTACCGGGCGCTCCGGCAGGTTAACCCCTCGCCCTACCTATTCTACATGGACTACGAAACGTACTCGATTGTAGGGTCTTCGCCTGAGCTTCTGGTTCGGGTTGAGAATGGTCTTGCCGAAACGCTGCCGATTGCAGGGACGCGGCCACGGGGCGCAACGCCCGCCGAGGACAGGGCCCACGAGACTGATCTGCTCGCGGACCCCAAGGAGCGTGCGGAACACGTCATGCTCGTCGACCTCGGACGAAACGATCTCAGCCGCGTGTGTGAGGAGGGCACGGTAACGGTGGATGCGTTTGCCTATGTCGAACGCTTCTCGCACGTGATGCACATCGTGTCGTCTGTCTCCGGCACACTGGGGAATGAGTTCGATGCCGTGGATGCGCTCAAGGCCTGCTTCCCGGCGGGAACGGTCAGCGGTGCGCCGAAGGTTCGAGCCATGGAGATTATCGAGAGCCTCGAGCCAAACCGCCGCGGCCTCTATGCAGGAGCCGTGGGCTACCTTGATTTCTCCGGAAACCTGGACACTTGCATCGCCATCCGGACGATGGTCGTCCACGATGGCCACGTGCACGTCCAGGCGGGAGCAGGAATCGTTGCCGATAGCGATCCGGAGGCCGAGTTTGACGAAACGCGGAATAAGGCCATGGCGCTGGATCACGCCATCCAGATGGCTGCGCTCAACCTTCTTTAGGCGGAGTACCGGATGTCATAATTTGACGAATATCCAGCAGGAACGCAGAAAATCAATACCCTGTTTGTAGCATAGGGTCCGCTCGCAACCATAATCCAGAGATCGATGCTGAAAGATCTATTACTACAAAAAGGCTGGGCCGGCAAGACGATATCCCGCGCCGAAACGGTCGACCGCGTCAATCCCGTGATCCATCGATTGATCGCCCTGAATCAGCACTACGATGCGTTCCTTCGGTCCTCGCAAGGAGGAGGCCTGGATGCACAGCTCGCATCGCTGCAGAAGACGGCTCGGGCAGACGTTGGCAAGCTCGCAGAGACGGTGTTCAGTTGTGGTGGGACCCCGTACAACGGAACCGATCTGGAGCCGTCAAGCTTCGC
The window above is part of the Rhodothermales bacterium genome. Proteins encoded here:
- the trpE gene encoding anthranilate synthase component I → MTVNEIEQTTEGLEELVERLGPIVVPVTRRLSADLLTPVAAFLSLRRSSTYCFLLESVEGGEKVARYSFIGRNPYLTIRSVDDGVIVTREGSPPEHFEAGDIFDAVRQFANEFTEIRHPNLPRFTGGAVGYFGYDTVRRLESLPDLLEDDLGLPVATWCLYDTVVAFDHVKHQIVVISNMFIDTNSDVEKERAIAMERIEAVVQDLHFGSIDLPEPISMAEGAMQSNFERSAFLEAVESAKRYIRDGDIFQVVVSQRFTKSFSGDNFNLYRALRQVNPSPYLFYMDYETYSIVGSSPELLVRVENGLAETLPIAGTRPRGATPAEDRAHETDLLADPKERAEHVMLVDLGRNDLSRVCEEGTVTVDAFAYVERFSHVMHIVSSVSGTLGNEFDAVDALKACFPAGTVSGAPKVRAMEIIESLEPNRRGLYAGAVGYLDFSGNLDTCIAIRTMVVHDGHVHVQAGAGIVADSDPEAEFDETRNKAMALDHAIQMAALNLL